The region CACCCGCGGAGCCTTCATCAGCGACCGGTAGAACGTATAAGCGCTGTAAGCCCCCGTAGCATCCCCAAACTCCAGCGCCAGCACCCCCACCGGAGCACCCGCCGCGCGAGCGTAGCTCCCGCTCGCAAACCGCGTCAGCCCGTCTTCCTTCAAAACAGCCGCGCAAGTAACCCCACTCCCACCGGCACTCGGAGGAGGATTCATCGGCAGCGCAGAGCAGTCAGCCGAGAACTCCTGCGCCGTAGCATCCGTCGCCACACCCGCCGCCGTCTGCGCCAGCGTCATCCCGGCCAGCTTCTGCGGCAGCAGGGGAAGCGGAGCCATCACCAGCATCGTCCCAGAATTTGCAGGGGCCTGCTGCGCCCCAGCCCCACCCGACAGCAAACCAGCAGCCCCCACAGCCGCCAACATCAAGTTCCTACCGAAAACCGAAGAAAAGAGCCCCATAGAACCATGAGACTACCACCAAGCCCCACAAGTAAGCACCTGTACTACTGCGCCGAAGCCCTCACCACCGGCACCTTCGTCCCAAGCCCGCTCTCATACTTCGCCACGCCGTTATAGAGGCTCTCCGCCACCCGCTCCCGATACTCCGGCCGCCGCAACTGTGCCGCATCCTTCCCATTCGTCACAAACGAGATCTCCGCCAGCACGGAAGGCATATTCGCACCGATCAGCACCACAAACGGAGCCTTTTTCACCCCGCGATTCTTCAGCCCCTCATTCCCCTTGGCCAGCCCGCCATACAGCGACCCCTCCACATCCCCGGCAAACTCCCGGCTCTCCGCAATCTTGTCCTTCAACGTAATCTTCTTCACCAGGTCGCTCAACTGATGGATCGATTGCCCACTGACAGCGTTCTCTCTTGCCGCCACATCCAGCGCCGTCGGATCGGAAGTGAAGTTCAGGTAGTACGTCTCCACCCCCCGAGCCGTCTCGTCCTGCGAGCTGTTCGCATGGATCGAAAGAAACAGATCCGCCTGCGCCTTGTTCGCAATCGCCGTCCGCGTCTCCAGCGGAATAAACGTATCGTCACTCCGCGTATAGATGATCTCCGCCCCCAGCCGCTCATGCAGCAGCTTGCCCAGCCGCAGCGCCACGTCGAGCACCACATCCTTCTCCTGAATCCCGTCTACCCCCAGCGTCCCCGAGTCATGCCCCCCATGCCCCGCGTCGATCACGATCCGCCCGATCTTCAACCCCAGCGCCCGCACCAGGCTCGTCTCCCCATCCGCCGTCTTCTCCGCCGCCCGAGCCGGAGCCGCATCCAGATCGCTCCCCGCCGCAGCCTTCCGCGATCTCTTCGTCGAAGTCCCCACCGTATTCGTCCCCAAAGAAACATCCCGAGGCACCGGCACATTCGCCACAATCGGCCGCGAAGTAGGAGCAGAAGTAGCATCAACCCGCCCCGGAGCCTCGCTCACCGCCGCCACCTCCGTCGCATTCGCCGGAGCCTTCACTGCCACCGTGTTCGGCACCGGCCTCGCCACCGTAGACCGAGCCACCGTCCCCGTCCGCGGAGCCGGAACACTGGATGGAGCAGGAGCAGCAGAGGTCGGAGCCGAAGATGAGTTCGGAGTCTGAGAAAAAGTCGTGTGCCCCATCCTCACGGCGGTCTCATCGCCGTTAGGGTGGGCCTCGAGCGAAGCTCGACCACTTCCACCCGGAAGCCGCACAGCGTCCCCTCCATCCGTAGGAGCCATAGCCGGCAACCCAGACCGATTCGCCGCAGCACTAGCCGTCTTCGCCGCCGCCGGAGCCACCGGCACCTCCGCAACCTCATCCACCGGAGCCTTGGCCTTGGCCGGAGCACCCGCACCACCACCTGACCCACCATGAATATCAATAATCAGCCGATAAGGATTCGGCAGCAGAAACGCCGAGTACTCCGTCACATCATTCACATCCAGCACCACCCGAGTCACATCCCCCGTAGCCTGCGCCGCCCTGATCTTCTTCAAGAACCCATCGTCGGTCACATCGAAGCTCTTCCCCACAAGCTCCTGCGCCAGCCTCGCCCCATACAGGTCGAAGTAGATCCGATCCGGATGCGGCACCCTTGCCGCCTCAAATGTAACCTCATCCCCCAGGTCGATCGCCACCCTCGTATAAGTCGGCGTAGACCAGTGCCGAATCCCTGTCACCTGCGCCAAAGCCCCCTTACGCACCGGAACAATGGGTGCCCCATGTCCCGCCTCTGGGACGTGGGTCTCCAACACAGGAACCGAATCCACCTTCGGCGCATCATTCCGCACCCCGATTGGTTTGTCATTCCGCAGCCCAGCGGAGGAACCTGCATCTCCCCCCTCCACCAACCGCGCATTCTCCTCCGTCAGCCTCAACCCCGTCACAGCAGGCTCCGGTTTGGCAGCAGAAGAACCACTCCGTGCCCCATTCATCGCAGCCGTATCGCGATGAGTGGGACCCGCCCCAGCACCCGCCCGAAGCGTAACCAACTCCGCCCGAGCAACCCCCGCACTCTCACTCCGCGGAGCTTCCTTCACCACCAGCGCAAACCGTTCCTTAGCCCCCGCCGCATCCCCCAGATCCGTCTCGTCGATCCGCCCTTCAGCCAGCAGCGCATTCGTCCTCAGCCCACTCCCCGGATACTGCTTCCTTAGAAACTCGAACTGCGCCACCGCCGCCCGCAGACTTCCCTCATCATGCAGCTCACGACCCTGCTCCGCCAGCAACTCCGCCACCGCATAGATCGCATCCGGCGCATGACCGTCTGCCGGGTTCGAGTGGTAGATCGCCCGAAACTCATCCATCACCCGGTTATACCCAAGCTTGCTCCGAGTCCCCGCACCCAACCCCTCAAACGCCTGCCGATCCGCAACCGCCCGGTCCCACTTCGTCAGCGGAGCCGGCCTCGCCCCCGCCACAGTTACCGAACAGCACACCGCCGCAACCAAACCCAACCCACGAAACCGAAGGAACCCATTCACTCCCTCAGTTTAAGTTCTCCCACACCCTCCCGCCGTGAAAACAGTCTCCGGGCACCCCACCCGATACCCCCACAAAAGTCTTATCCGATACAAGCCCGGGTGCCCCATCCTCGGACCACAGTCTTATCGTGGGACAGGGTGGGGTATCGTTTGCGGAAGCAAACGACCGCTCTCACAGGAGCCAGTAGCGCCACAAAAGTCGTGTGCCCCATCCTCACGACAGTCTCATCGTCGTTAGGGTGGGCATCGGCGAAGCCGACCTTTCCAGCATGCCCATCCCACCCATTGGCACAGGGAAGCGACTACCCCAGCATCCCCCCCACAACCTCCCCAGCCTTCCCCAGCGCAGCATCAAGCTGACTCACATCACTCCCACCAGCCTCCGCCAGATCCGGCCGTCCACCACCCTTACCGCCAACCAGCGCAGCAAGCAGTCCAACAATCTTCCCAGCCTGCACCTTCCCGGTAAGATCCTTCGTCACGCCCACAATCAGCGCAACCTTCCCCTCAGCAGTAGCCGCGCCCAGCACCACAACCCCGGACCCCAGCTTCCCGCGCAGTTGATCCACAAGCTCCCGCATCTGCGCCTTATCCACCCCATCCAGCCGCTTGGCGAGAACCTTCACGCCCTTGACCTCGATAGCTCCAGCAGCAGCATCCGCCGTAGCCGCCTGCGCCGCCTTCAGCCGCAGCCCATCGAGCTCCCGCCTCAGCTTCTTGATCTCTTCCTCATCGGAAGCAAGCCGATCCCTTAGCCCCGCAGCCCCTCCAGGCACCACGCGGCTGACCTCAAACCCACGCCGAAACTCATCCAACGCGCCAGTCCCTGAAATAGCTTCAAGACGCCTCACGCCACTCGCCACCGAGCTCTCGCCCACCAGCTTGATCACCCCAATCTCGCCCGTCGCCAGCGTATGCGTGCCGCCGCACAGCTCGGTTGAGAACTCCCCAATCCGCACCACGCGCACCTTGTCGCCGTACTTCTCGCCAAACAGCGCCATCGCGCCATAGTCGTTCACCGCCACGTCGATCGGCACATCCACCAGCGTCTCCACCGGCGTATTCTTCAGCACCTGCGCATTGACGATCGTCTCGATCTCGCGCAGCTCTTCCTCCGCGACACCCGTGAAGTGGCTGAAGTCGAACCGCAGCCGATCCCGATTCACCAGCGACCCCGCCTGCTTCACATGTTTGCCCAGCACCTCGCGCAGCGCCGCATGAAGCAGGTGCGTCCCGGTATGGTTCCGCATCGTAGCCGCCCGCACCTCGCCATTGACGACGGTATCGACCTCATCGCCCACAGCAATCGCAACCTTCGCAATCACCTTGTGAGCAAACACGCCCTGCACCGGCTTGTTCGCCCCGCGCACCTCGGCCAGGACGGTCGTGTGGTCCGCCGCATAAAGCCAACCCACATCCCCAACCTGACCACCGGAGTCCGCATAGAAGCTCGTCGCGTCTAAAACAACTTCACCCTCTTCGCCGGGCGAGAGCACATGCACGCCCACGCCATCCTTCACCAGCGCAATCACCCGCGCACCATCCACCCGCAGCGCAGAGTACCCCTCAAACTCCGTCTTAGCCAACTCGCGATAAACCGGCGAAGCTGTCTTCTGCGACCCACCCTTCCAAGAAGCCCGAGCCCGCTCCTGTTCTTCAATCTTGGCCTTCTCAAATTCTGCTCTGTCTAGTTCTATTCCAGCGTCTCGTGCAGCGTCCTCCATAAAATCAATCGGGAGTCCATAGGTCTCGAAGAAGAAGAAGGCTGTACGTCCTGGAAACATTCCATGACGCGACTTCGGTCTAGCTTCGTTCTTATTGACGGTCCGATGTACGAGCTCAAATGTGACCCAAAATGCAGCCTCGGCTTCCTTGTAGTCCGGAGCGCTTTCAGGTGTCTTGTTCCATCTGTCTAGGACCGATGGCAATTGCTTGATAGCATCCAGTGTCCGATCCAGCTCATTCATGGCCTTCTCGATCACCCGAGCAAACTGCTCCTCCTCTGCGAGCACAACCTTACTCACCCGCTCCGCATGTTCCACCAACTCCGGATATGCCACCTTCATCTCATCCCGAACAGCCTTCACCATCTCGAACATGAACGGCTGTTCCTGCCCCAGCAAACGTCCATGCCGAATCCCACGTCGCAGAATCTTCCGCAGCACATACCCACGCCCTTCATTCGCCGGCTGCACTCCATCCGCAATCAGAAACGTAGCCGCCCGAGCATGATCCGCAATAATCCGCAGCGACGCCGCGCCCTTCTCATCCCCAACTGGGTGCCCCATGTCCGGATTTTCGGACGTGGGTTTCAACGTAAGCTCAGCAGCCCGTTTGATCAGTGGAATAAACAGGTCCGTGTCATAGTTCGACATCACGCCCTGCAACACACACGAGACCCGCTCCAACCCCATCCCCGTATCGATGCTCGGCTTCGGCAGCGGCGTCAGCGTCCCATCACTAGCCCGCTCGAACTGCATGAACACCAGGTTCCAGATCTCCATATACCGCTGGTCGTCCTCACCAAACGGAACGTCTGCACCACTCTCCGAGGCTGCGAGGCCGAGGTCATAATAGATCTCGCTGCAAGGCCCACAAGGCCCCGTATCCCCCATCGCCCAGAAGTTATCCTTAGCGCCCAACTCAAAGATCCGCTCAGCAGGAACCCCAACCTCCAGCCAGAACTGATAAGCCTCTTCATCCCGAGGCACCTTCTCATCGCCCTCGAAGATCGTCACATACAGCTTCTCTTTGTCGATCGCGAACCATGCAGCTGAGGTCAGCAACTCCCACGCATACGCAATCGCGTCCTTCTTGAAGTAGTCGCCAAACGAGAAGTTCCCCAGCATCTCGAAGAACGTATGGTGCCGCCGCGTGAACCCGACGTTCTCAAGGTCATTGTGCTTCCCGCCAGCCCGAACACACTTCTGCGACGACGCCGCACGCGAGTAGTCCCGCTTCTCCGCGCCCAGGAAGACATCCTTGAACTGGTTCATACCTGCGTTGGTAAACAGCAGCGTAGGATCGTTCGCCGGCACCAGTGACGAAGAGTGCACACGACGGTGCGCCTTACCTTCAAAAAACCGCAAAAAGTCTTCCCGAATCTGCGAACCCGACCGATATTCCATAGGTCTTAAAGTCTATCAGTCACACAAACGCGAAGCGCCAAAACAGTGCGAAGCACCGCCCGCACGGCGCAAGGGCGCACTTGCCTTTCCCTCCTCCTCTCCAGCTACCCCGGCGTACAATCCCCACAGAGGGTACGCCGCATGCGCCAGGTTCAACTCCATGAAGAAGAAGAGCAGTTCGCCTCGCTCGTCTCGGAGGCGGAGGCTGGTGAAAGCCTGACCATCCTGCGCGCCGGAAAGCCCGTAGCCCAGATCATCCCATTCCCTGAGCCCGCCGCCGACGATGATGGCGTAGCAGCCATGAGACGTCTTCAAGCGTTGATGAAACAGGGCCTCGACCTCGGCGGTGTCTGGAACGGACGCGATGAACTCTACGACTGAAACCTCAATCAGCGTAGATACCAACATCCTCTTTTATTCATTTGATCCACGCGACGTCTCAAAACACGAGATCGCCAAGCGCATCATGAGCTTCTGTCTTGAGCGTAAAGCACAGATCGCACTTCAGGTTCTGGCCGAGTTCCATCATGCTTCGGTTCGCAAGAATGTCGTCAGCCCACTGCAGGCCGATGCGATCGTGCAGGACTTCATGCAACGCATGCCAGTTATCGCTACCACCCCAGGTGATCTTGCCACCGCGCTTGACCTGCGCCAAAGGCACGGACTTCAAATCTTCGACTGCCTCATTCTTGCGGTCAACAACCGCTCCGGATGTGCTTCCTTTCTGTCTGAAGATCTACAGCACAACCGCAAGATAGGACAGATTACGGTCCTCAATCCATTCCTGCTCACACCCTCTGAACTCGACGCTCTCCTAGCTTGAAACCCCAGGCCGCCAAGTAATCCCCTCCAGCTTCAAAGTCTCATCCGTAGCCCGCCGCAACCCCGCAAACTCGGTTTGCCACCGCACCATCTCCAAACAGCAAACCAGCGCATCGAACCCATCCTCCGACCCCTCAGCCCCCACCACCACAGACCGCGCCAGCCCCCCATACAAACCGGGCTCAGCCATCTTCCTCGCTTTCAAATAAGCCTTCCGCGCACTAGGATTCGACTTAGCCACCGGCCCCGTCAGCAGCCGCGTATACATCTCCACCAAGAGCGGCCGCCCTTCAGAAAAATCCTCAAAAGGCCAAACCCGAAACCCACCCTCCCGCAGCCTCATCAGCCACTCCATAGCCCGCAGCGACCCCGTCCCCACCGCACCCGCGCCCCCAATCTGAAATGGCGACTTCGGCTGCACTCCCTTCATCAGCGCCGCCCTTACCGGGTCCCCGCCTTCGAGCCCCTGCGCCACCTTGTTCTCCCAATCCGTCGCCCGCATCATCGACGCATACCCCGGGCCACTAAACTCCGCCGGCCTCTTATGCGGCCGCCCCCAGAACCGCAGATCTCTCTCCTCCTCCGCACAAGTAGTCCCGAGCCACCGCTCCCCACACCCACCCGCCACATACTCCCAAAACTCAAACACCGTCGAGCACCCACACTCCCGCAAAAACCAGCTCGGATAGCTGAAGCAGCAGTCCATCCCCACCACCATCCGCGGAGTCTCCTTCGCCAACCCAACCAGCCACTCCGTCAGCTCCGCCCGGGTCCGCCCCGTCTCCAACGTCACTCGTCCCCCAGCCGTTCGGCCAGCCCCCCGCGTCCAAACCCCCGCCCAGATCTTCTTCCTTTGCCCCGGCCCCTTATCCCCCGACCAGTCCACCGCCACCACCCGATCCAGCTCACCCACGGAACTTCCCCCCATCCATCACCGTACTCCTCATACAGGAGAGCGCCCATGCTCAAGCTTCTCGTCTTCCTCATCCTCGTCGTCTGCTGCTGGCCTCTCGCCGTCGTCGCCGTGATCCTCTACCCCTTCATCTGGCTCGTCCTGCTGCCCTTCCGGCTCGTCGGCATCGTCGTAGAGGGCGTCTTCGACCTCATCGCCGCCATCTTCCTCCTCCCCGCCCGGGCCATCAGGGCTATCTAAAACTCCGGCATCTCCCCATACGTATCCGAGTCCCCACCCTCCGGCACCTCCACCTTCCAGGCCCGGAACAGCTTGAAGATCGCCGAAGAAGAGTACCCCGCCCGCATCAACCGATTCATCACCCTCACCGTCTGCTTCTGCGCATCCACCCCGGAGGGCTGCGGAATCCGCTTCTTCTCACAGTAAGCCCGAGCCAGCCCCACCTCATCCGCCTCATCATAAGCAGCCGCCAGTGTAGTCTCCGCAATCTCCTTGCCCACCCCCTTCATCGCCAGATCCTGCTGCACCCTCCGCCTTCCGAACCCCTGGTTCTCCTTCCTCAGCCGCGTATAGTCCTGCGCAAACCGGTCGTCCGAAAGATACTTCAGCTCCGTCAGCCTCCCCACCACCGCATCCATATCCGTCTCCCCCCGTTCGCCCTCATGCGCCCGAGCCTTCATCAACCTCTTCAAATCCCTCACCGTCCGCATCCGGCGGGAAAGCACCCCCACCGCATACTCAAACAGCTCCGCCTCTCCCACCGGCTCCCGCTTCTTCGGCCTGGCAAACGCCATCACTTCACCCCCGCATAAGCGTTCGTATGCGTCCACTTGTCACACCAGTCACTCACCGTCTTATTCCAAAGCTCGGCATTCTGCGGCTTGGTCACCCAATGCCCCTCATCTGGAAAGTAAAGCATCTCACTCGGCACGCCGAGCCGCTGCAGCGCCGTAAACAACTGAAACCCTTCAGAAACATCCAGCCGATAATCCTTCTGCGAATGAATCACCAAAGTAGGCGTCTTGGCATTCTGAATCGAAAGCATAGGAGACCACTTCCTGAAAGGGTCCTGATCAGCCGGAAGGGAAGCATACCGCCACGGCTGTCCCGGCTCTTTCTCTCCCGCCCGCCGAAACTCCCACTCGTTGAACCACATCTCTTCCGTATCCCCATACGCCGCCGCCGGGTTATACATCCCGTCATGCGTCACGATGCACTTGAACCGGTTCGTATGCGTCAGCATCCAGTTCGCCATGAACCCGCCATAGCTCGCCCCCAGCGCGCACTCCCGGTCTTTATCGATAAACGGAAACTGCATCTCCGCCGCATCGAGCCCCTTCATCAGATCCACATAAGCCTTCCCACCCCAATCCCCATTCACCCCATCGATGAACGCCTGCCCATACCCCGTCGACCCCCTCGGATTCACCATCACCACCACATACCCGCTCGCAGCCATCAACTCCGGATTCCACCGATAGCTCCACGCATCCCCCCAGGCCCCCTGCGGCCCCCCATGAATCAAAAACTTCACCGGATACTTCTTCTTAGGATCGAAGTTCGGCGGCTTCACCACAAACCCCTGCACCTTCGTACCTTCATCACCAAGGAACGTAAAGCTTTCCATCGGCTGGCCTTCGTGCTTGCCAACGTCATAGACTCTGAATGGACTTGAAGCATCGCCGCCACCATAGATTTTGAATGCACCAAGAGCATCGCGATTGATCCGGGTGAGCTGAGTTGTCTTGTATATCCCATACTCTGCCGACTCATAAGTGCCAGCTTCAGGTTTATGCGCTTGGCCGTCGGCTCCAACCGCATCAACCGTGTCTATGTTTAAGTCACGATCGACCACAAAGCTCGTCAAGAAAAGCTCTGTTGGATTTGCGACTGTCGAACGACTGGAAACGAGAAACGTTCCGTCATGAGAGATGTTTAGCTCAGCAAATTCGCCCCACTCTCCTCGCGAATCAACAAAGGTGCGCAAGTTCAACTCGTTTCCGCTCAGCCCAATAGAAAAGACTTGTTCGCTCCCGGAGACACCGCTAGCGAAATAGAGTGCTTGCGAATCGCCTGCCCAAACAAACTCATCCACCCACCGATCAAATTTAGGCATCAACTCCCTGATCGTCTTAGCCTGACGATCAAACACCATCAACCGAAACCGATCCGACTCATACCCCGCCCGCGCCTGCGACCGAAACGCCAGCCACCTCCCATCCGGCGAGTAGGCCGGCCCATCATCACTCCCCAGGCTCGTACTCACTTTGACAGGCCGAGCTCCCGCCTCATCCAGCCTTAGCGTGAACACATCGTTATTCGTGCTCGCCGCCGGAACTGTATCAAGATTGGTTACATAAGCAATCTCCTTCCCGTCCGGCGCCCACGCATACCCCAGCGGCCCACCCAGACTAAACGTAGGAGTCTCCGCATCCCCCACCACACTCTTCGGCGTAAGGTCCCGAGGATTCGGTCCAGCCAAGGAGAAGTCCGCGACGATCACATGCGTCCGCTTCTGCCCGGTAAAAGCATTCCAGTGCCGATACAGCAGCCCCGTAAACAACTGCGCCTTCACAGGAGACTTATCCGCAGCTTCATCCTTAGCCTTATCGCAAGCATCTTCCTCAGACCACTTAGCCTTGTCCGAGCACTCCGGATACACCTGCGTCGTAAACAGAAACCTCTTGTTATCCGGAGACCACACCGCCCCATCCGCATCGCCGCTTACTGCCTGCAACGTGCGCCCCATCCCAATCGTCCCGGTCTTCTCGTCCCACGTCGCAATCGTAATCCGGCTGTAGGGATCGTCCTTCATCGGAGCGCCGGTATAAGAAACAAACTGCCCATCAGGAGAGAACCGCCCAAAACTTTCACCGGTGCTGAACGTAATCTGACGTTCCACAACTGGGTGCCCCATGTCCGGATTCTCGGACGTGGGTTGAAGCGGCACAACCCACAGATGATTCACCTTCGTATTCCCGGCCAGCGAAACATCCGTAACCGAAAAAAGCACCCACTTCCCACCAGGTGAAACCTGCGGATCGCTCACCCGCTTCATCGCCATCAAATCCTGAAACGTCATAGCGCGCTTAGCCGGGTGCCCCATGTCTCGGTTCTGAGACGTGGGTTCCACCGCAGCCTGACCCATCGCCACCGATCCCAGTCCCACCATCATCACGAAGAAAACACGAATCCAGCTCATCGCAACAGCTTACAGCCCACATCGGAAAAATCAGCCTTGATCGCTTTTATCAATCCTTATCAACTCAGTCCGTTCGCCCGAACCCAGCACCAGGCAAAAAGCGGACCGAAGCGGTAGCCCCAGTCCGCCTTGATCCGCCTCAATCCCACTGATCCGCGTTACGCCTTAAGCAACCCGTGCATGCTCCATCTCCGGCAGGCTCTCACCGCTCACCACCGTACTCACCGGCAGCTCCACCACCACGGCAGCCCCATGCGGATGCAGGTTGAACGCAGAGATCTCCCCACCATGCTCCCTCACAATTCCGTAGCACATGGAAAGTCCCATCCCATCTCCATCCCCCGGCTCCCGCGTCGTATAAAACGGATCGAACACCCGTCCCGGCTCCTGGAACCCCGTCCCCGTATCGCTCACAATCACGTTGACGGACGTCTCGTCATGGCTCAACGTAATCCGGATCGCATGGCCGTCCTCCCGCTCGCCCGCGTCTTCAATCGCCTGCGCCGCATTGTTCAGCAGATGTTCCATCACCTGCTTCAGCCGCTCACCCGATCCCCGGACCGCAGGCATCCCCTCATCGCTCGTAATCACCAGCTCCACCCCACGCTGCTCCAGCGTAGCCCTGCAGGCAGCGCCCAGCTCGTCCAGGATCGTCACCATCTCAACCGCTTCGTTCACCACCACCGGCGGCCGCCAGAACTCCGTCAGCCGCTGGACCGTATCGCGCATCCTCAGCGCCTCCGTCCGGATCGTATCGGCATCCTTCCGCACACTTTCCTCATGGCTGCTCTCAGCAATCAACTCCGCAAACCCCAGCACCGCGGTCAGCGGATTGTTCAACGCATGAGCCACCCCGCCCGCAAGCTGTCCCAGCCCCGCCAGCTTCTCCGCCCGCAACAGCCGCTCGCTCATCAGCCTGCTCTCCATGGACATGGCAAGCCGTCCCGCCAGCAGCTCGATCGGCCCAATCGCCACCTCGAGCCTCTGCGCGTAGCCGCCATCGTTCCGGTCCGCGCGTGAACCGTCGGAGCAGACCACCATCGCGCCCAGCAGATGCCCATCATGCATCCGGATCGGGGCCACCATGCCGCGCCGCCACCGCCGCCGT is a window of Granulicella tundricola MP5ACTX9 DNA encoding:
- a CDS encoding N-acetylmuramoyl-L-alanine amidase; amino-acid sequence: MNGFLRFRGLGLVAAVCCSVTVAGARPAPLTKWDRAVADRQAFEGLGAGTRSKLGYNRVMDEFRAIYHSNPADGHAPDAIYAVAELLAEQGRELHDEGSLRAAVAQFEFLRKQYPGSGLRTNALLAEGRIDETDLGDAAGAKERFALVVKEAPRSESAGVARAELVTLRAGAGAGPTHRDTAAMNGARSGSSAAKPEPAVTGLRLTEENARLVEGGDAGSSAGLRNDKPIGVRNDAPKVDSVPVLETHVPEAGHGAPIVPVRKGALAQVTGIRHWSTPTYTRVAIDLGDEVTFEAARVPHPDRIYFDLYGARLAQELVGKSFDVTDDGFLKKIRAAQATGDVTRVVLDVNDVTEYSAFLLPNPYRLIIDIHGGSGGGAGAPAKAKAPVDEVAEVPVAPAAAKTASAAANRSGLPAMAPTDGGDAVRLPGGSGRASLEAHPNGDETAVRMGHTTFSQTPNSSSAPTSAAPAPSSVPAPRTGTVARSTVARPVPNTVAVKAPANATEVAAVSEAPGRVDATSAPTSRPIVANVPVPRDVSLGTNTVGTSTKRSRKAAAGSDLDAAPARAAEKTADGETSLVRALGLKIGRIVIDAGHGGHDSGTLGVDGIQEKDVVLDVALRLGKLLHERLGAEIIYTRSDDTFIPLETRTAIANKAQADLFLSIHANSSQDETARGVETYYLNFTSDPTALDVAARENAVSGQSIHQLSDLVKKITLKDKIAESREFAGDVEGSLYGGLAKGNEGLKNRGVKKAPFVVLIGANMPSVLAEISFVTNGKDAAQLRRPEYRERVAESLYNGVAKYESGLGTKVPVVRASAQ
- the alaS gene encoding alanine--tRNA ligase, with protein sequence MEYRSGSQIREDFLRFFEGKAHRRVHSSSLVPANDPTLLFTNAGMNQFKDVFLGAEKRDYSRAASSQKCVRAGGKHNDLENVGFTRRHHTFFEMLGNFSFGDYFKKDAIAYAWELLTSAAWFAIDKEKLYVTIFEGDEKVPRDEEAYQFWLEVGVPAERIFELGAKDNFWAMGDTGPCGPCSEIYYDLGLAASESGADVPFGEDDQRYMEIWNLVFMQFERASDGTLTPLPKPSIDTGMGLERVSCVLQGVMSNYDTDLFIPLIKRAAELTLKPTSENPDMGHPVGDEKGAASLRIIADHARAATFLIADGVQPANEGRGYVLRKILRRGIRHGRLLGQEQPFMFEMVKAVRDEMKVAYPELVEHAERVSKVVLAEEEQFARVIEKAMNELDRTLDAIKQLPSVLDRWNKTPESAPDYKEAEAAFWVTFELVHRTVNKNEARPKSRHGMFPGRTAFFFFETYGLPIDFMEDAARDAGIELDRAEFEKAKIEEQERARASWKGGSQKTASPVYRELAKTEFEGYSALRVDGARVIALVKDGVGVHVLSPGEEGEVVLDATSFYADSGGQVGDVGWLYAADHTTVLAEVRGANKPVQGVFAHKVIAKVAIAVGDEVDTVVNGEVRAATMRNHTGTHLLHAALREVLGKHVKQAGSLVNRDRLRFDFSHFTGVAEEELREIETIVNAQVLKNTPVETLVDVPIDVAVNDYGAMALFGEKYGDKVRVVRIGEFSTELCGGTHTLATGEIGVIKLVGESSVASGVRRLEAISGTGALDEFRRGFEVSRVVPGGAAGLRDRLASDEEEIKKLRRELDGLRLKAAQAATADAAAGAIEVKGVKVLAKRLDGVDKAQMRELVDQLRGKLGSGVVVLGAATAEGKVALIVGVTKDLTGKVQAGKIVGLLAALVGGKGGGRPDLAEAGGSDVSQLDAALGKAGEVVGGMLG
- a CDS encoding type II toxin-antitoxin system Phd/YefM family antitoxin, with the protein product MRQVQLHEEEEQFASLVSEAEAGESLTILRAGKPVAQIIPFPEPAADDDGVAAMRRLQALMKQGLDLGGVWNGRDELYD
- a CDS encoding PIN domain-containing protein; translated protein: MNSTTETSISVDTNILFYSFDPRDVSKHEIAKRIMSFCLERKAQIALQVLAEFHHASVRKNVVSPLQADAIVQDFMQRMPVIATTPGDLATALDLRQRHGLQIFDCLILAVNNRSGCASFLSEDLQHNRKIGQITVLNPFLLTPSELDALLA
- a CDS encoding regulatory protein RecX — protein: MAFARPKKREPVGEAELFEYAVGVLSRRMRTVRDLKRLMKARAHEGERGETDMDAVVGRLTELKYLSDDRFAQDYTRLRKENQGFGRRRVQQDLAMKGVGKEIAETTLAAAYDEADEVGLARAYCEKKRIPQPSGVDAQKQTVRVMNRLMRAGYSSSAIFKLFRAWKVEVPEGGDSDTYGEMPEF
- a CDS encoding S9 family peptidase, whose product is MSWIRVFFVMMVGLGSVAMGQAAVEPTSQNRDMGHPAKRAMTFQDLMAMKRVSDPQVSPGGKWVLFSVTDVSLAGNTKVNHLWVVPLQPTSENPDMGHPVVERQITFSTGESFGRFSPDGQFVSYTGAPMKDDPYSRITIATWDEKTGTIGMGRTLQAVSGDADGAVWSPDNKRFLFTTQVYPECSDKAKWSEEDACDKAKDEAADKSPVKAQLFTGLLYRHWNAFTGQKRTHVIVADFSLAGPNPRDLTPKSVVGDAETPTFSLGGPLGYAWAPDGKEIAYVTNLDTVPAASTNNDVFTLRLDEAGARPVKVSTSLGSDDGPAYSPDGRWLAFRSQARAGYESDRFRLMVFDRQAKTIRELMPKFDRWVDEFVWAGDSQALYFASGVSGSEQVFSIGLSGNELNLRTFVDSRGEWGEFAELNISHDGTFLVSSRSTVANPTELFLTSFVVDRDLNIDTVDAVGADGQAHKPEAGTYESAEYGIYKTTQLTRINRDALGAFKIYGGGDASSPFRVYDVGKHEGQPMESFTFLGDEGTKVQGFVVKPPNFDPKKKYPVKFLIHGGPQGAWGDAWSYRWNPELMAASGYVVVMVNPRGSTGYGQAFIDGVNGDWGGKAYVDLMKGLDAAEMQFPFIDKDRECALGASYGGFMANWMLTHTNRFKCIVTHDGMYNPAAAYGDTEEMWFNEWEFRRAGEKEPGQPWRYASLPADQDPFRKWSPMLSIQNAKTPTLVIHSQKDYRLDVSEGFQLFTALQRLGVPSEMLYFPDEGHWVTKPQNAELWNKTVSDWCDKWTHTNAYAGVK
- a CDS encoding sensor histidine kinase; translation: MMVAAWLGLSVGGFQAVDHWACLLAMAGLAGMGWQMRRRATHQRIERMRERRLREELEGYARLDVRTGAGDPVAQARALAKRVCRTIADLSAFPKVAMLLRDAEGRMYCASSAGVDDLTVRALLAWGESAVEEERGARLRTKTGMKGGAKKHPKSFSIQLGEWTKFDPEVAAWALSGKKERRRWRRGMVAPIRMHDGHLLGAMVVCSDGSRADRNDGGYAQRLEVAIGPIELLAGRLAMSMESRLMSERLLRAEKLAGLGQLAGGVAHALNNPLTAVLGFAELIAESSHEESVRKDADTIRTEALRMRDTVQRLTEFWRPPVVVNEAVEMVTILDELGAACRATLEQRGVELVITSDEGMPAVRGSGERLKQVMEHLLNNAAQAIEDAGEREDGHAIRITLSHDETSVNVIVSDTGTGFQEPGRVFDPFYTTREPGDGDGMGLSMCYGIVREHGGEISAFNLHPHGAAVVVELPVSTVVSGESLPEMEHARVA